A genomic segment from Methanobrevibacter ruminantium encodes:
- a CDS encoding aspartate aminotransferase family protein, whose protein sequence is MKTQEIIDIEDKYFINTFNRVPIVLDHGEGVKVWDIDGNEYLDFLAGIAVNCLGHNHPKLVKAIQDQAEKLIHISSIYYNEPATLYAKRLVDATNFDRIFFANSGAEANEGALKLAIKYSGKHEVLFCGDSFHGRTFLTLSVTDHPEYSAPYTENLPRGFKKVEFGNLDSVKEAITENTAAIIIEPVQGEGGVHVASEEFYKGLNDLCKEKGVLIIVDEVQSGFGRCGALFAHELFGIDADIMTVAKGIGGGFPMAAFLAKEDVAGGFVPGDHGTTFAGSPLAGAAANAVFDVFEEENLVEHSKEMGEYFLKKLAELKEKYEFITDARGSGLLVGLELNFEGADIVGKMLEEGFLINCTAGNVLRFAPPLVVNEEEIDALVEALDKVFASL, encoded by the coding sequence ATGAAAACACAAGAAATCATTGATATTGAAGATAAATATTTCATTAATACATTTAATAGAGTCCCAATTGTCCTTGACCATGGAGAAGGAGTTAAGGTATGGGATATTGACGGTAACGAGTATTTGGACTTTTTGGCAGGGATTGCTGTAAACTGTTTAGGCCACAATCATCCTAAGCTTGTGAAAGCTATTCAAGATCAAGCTGAAAAGCTCATTCACATTTCAAGCATTTACTATAATGAACCTGCTACACTTTATGCTAAAAGATTGGTGGATGCAACCAATTTTGACAGAATCTTCTTTGCAAACTCCGGTGCTGAAGCTAATGAGGGTGCACTTAAGCTTGCAATCAAATACAGCGGCAAGCATGAAGTATTGTTCTGCGGAGACTCATTCCACGGAAGAACATTCTTGACCTTATCTGTAACAGACCACCCAGAATACAGTGCACCTTACACAGAAAACTTGCCAAGAGGATTCAAGAAAGTTGAATTCGGCAATTTGGACAGTGTTAAGGAAGCAATCACTGAAAACACTGCAGCTATTATCATTGAGCCTGTTCAAGGTGAAGGTGGTGTTCATGTAGCAAGCGAAGAGTTCTACAAAGGATTAAATGACTTATGTAAGGAAAAAGGAGTATTAATCATTGTAGATGAAGTGCAATCAGGTTTCGGAAGATGTGGTGCATTGTTTGCTCATGAATTATTCGGCATAGATGCAGATATCATGACTGTAGCTAAAGGTATTGGTGGAGGATTCCCAATGGCTGCATTCTTGGCAAAAGAGGATGTTGCTGGCGGTTTTGTACCTGGTGACCATGGTACAACCTTTGCAGGAAGTCCTCTTGCAGGTGCGGCAGCAAATGCTGTTTTTGATGTCTTTGAAGAGGAAAACCTTGTTGAGCACAGTAAGGAAATGGGAGAATACTTCCTTAAAAAATTAGCTGAATTGAAAGAGAAATATGAGTTCATTACCGATGCAAGAGGCTCTGGTCTTTTGGTAGGTTTGGAACTTAACTTTGAAGGAGCAGATATAGTTGGCAAAATGCTTGAAGAAGGATTCTTGATTAATTGTACCGCAGGAAACGTATTAAGGTTTGCTCCTCCTTTAGTGGTTAATGAAGAGGAAATTGATGCACTTGTGGAAGCACTTGATAAGGTATTCGCTTCCCTTTAA
- a CDS encoding DUF6434 domain-containing protein: MNSENTNTRPQLTKDLKSEDFKEYYFLKKELKDFCKKEGLKVSGSKNQLEERIIYYLDTGKSLDNSRSIKNKNNYSKSNSNKATTSEEITLDSILGENFKCSEDKREFFEKEIGEGFKFKVKFQKWLKTNPDNTYQDAINAYHELQNSNEKTKIDKQFQYNQYIRDFFDDNDDKTLNDAIKCWKYKKSIKGHNKYEKSDLDILN; this comes from the coding sequence ATGAATTCTGAAAACACCAATACAAGACCACAGTTAACAAAAGACCTAAAAAGTGAAGACTTTAAGGAATACTATTTTTTAAAAAAGGAATTAAAAGATTTTTGTAAAAAAGAGGGGTTAAAGGTTAGCGGAAGTAAAAATCAATTAGAAGAAAGGATTATTTACTATCTCGATACTGGGAAATCCTTAGATAATTCAAGATCTATCAAAAATAAAAATAATTATTCCAAATCTAATTCAAACAAAGCCACCACTTCTGAAGAAATCACATTGGATTCCATTTTAGGTGAAAACTTCAAATGCAGTGAAGATAAAAGAGAATTCTTTGAAAAAGAAATAGGAGAAGGATTCAAATTTAAGGTAAAGTTCCAAAAATGGTTAAAGACAAATCCGGATAATACATATCAGGATGCAATCAATGCTTATCATGAACTACAAAACTCAAATGAGAAAACCAAAATAGACAAGCAATTCCAATACAATCAATACATACGTGATTTTTTCGACGATAATGATGATAAAACATTAAATGATGCCATAAAATGTTGGAAATATAAAAAAAGCATTAAAGGACACAATAAATATGAAAAATCTGATTTAGATATATTAAACTAA
- a CDS encoding ABC transporter ATP-binding protein, with protein sequence MDGYIENENAYPDEEYIYNETFIGEDGEEYYYEEPLISLFDVVKEYDKGTVKALNGVNLDIFEGEFVSIIGPSGSGKSTLLNMLGALDKPTRGKIYIDGIDLVKEKDLSEFRQEKIGFVFQLHNLIPNLSVFDNVQIPLLPTGMSNKEMKEKASEIIRAVGLEDKKKQRPNKLSGGQRQRVAIARALVNNPSIILADEPTGSLDSKTGEMILNLLMEMHERYNVTLIIVTHDNGVAALAERTIKIKDGQIIEDKYNY encoded by the coding sequence ATGGATGGTTACATAGAAAATGAGAATGCATATCCTGATGAGGAGTATATCTATAATGAAACCTTCATCGGTGAGGATGGCGAGGAATATTATTATGAAGAGCCATTAATCAGCCTATTTGATGTTGTAAAGGAGTACGACAAAGGAACTGTTAAGGCATTGAATGGAGTAAACCTGGATATCTTTGAAGGGGAATTCGTGTCCATCATTGGACCTTCAGGTTCTGGAAAATCAACACTCCTAAATATGCTTGGGGCTTTGGATAAGCCTACTAGAGGAAAGATTTATATCGATGGCATCGACCTTGTTAAAGAGAAGGATTTAAGCGAATTCAGACAGGAAAAAATAGGTTTTGTTTTCCAATTGCATAACCTTATTCCTAACTTGTCCGTTTTTGACAATGTTCAGATTCCATTACTCCCTACCGGAATGTCCAATAAGGAGATGAAGGAAAAGGCAAGCGAAATTATTCGTGCTGTAGGATTGGAGGATAAGAAAAAGCAAAGGCCTAATAAGTTGTCTGGTGGTCAACGTCAAAGGGTAGCTATTGCAAGGGCATTGGTAAATAACCCTTCCATTATCTTAGCAGATGAACCAACAGGTTCTCTTGATTCAAAAACAGGAGAAATGATATTGAATTTGCTTATGGAAATGCATGAGCGTTATAATGTGACTTTAATTATAGTTACACACGATAATGGTGTTGCTGCTTTGGCAGAAAGAACCATAAAGATCAAAGATGGTCAAATAATAGAGGATAAATACAATTACTAG
- a CDS encoding 4Fe-4S double cluster binding domain-containing protein yields the protein MNLEEKNSREIEDFLKSKGAEVVGFASLEGIRNVPKEYPNSILIGIPIEKEALKTIYTDDQSTYVEAMKSLALKLNDIVLEGEDYIKENMNYNALAMSRERIAKDFEGLASKIPHKTTGTRSGLGWIGRCALLISPTYGAALRLSTILTDMPIKVGTPIDDSLCDDCTDCQDVCPVDAIHEVKWDSRKEREEYFDAEKCFEFIKKEMQRTHGKSLCAKCGLACPYTKEYLGIETDRDLIKEI from the coding sequence ATGAATTTAGAGGAGAAAAATTCAAGAGAAATAGAAGACTTTCTTAAATCAAAAGGTGCAGAAGTAGTTGGTTTTGCTAGTTTAGAAGGTATAAGAAACGTTCCAAAGGAGTATCCAAACAGCATTTTAATAGGTATCCCAATAGAAAAGGAAGCATTGAAAACCATTTATACCGATGACCAGTCCACATATGTTGAAGCCATGAAAAGTTTGGCATTGAAACTGAATGACATAGTTCTTGAAGGTGAAGATTACATTAAGGAAAACATGAATTACAATGCATTGGCAATGTCACGTGAAAGGATTGCTAAGGATTTTGAGGGTTTGGCAAGCAAAATCCCTCATAAGACAACAGGTACAAGATCTGGACTTGGCTGGATAGGAAGATGTGCATTGCTCATCAGCCCAACTTATGGGGCAGCACTTAGATTATCCACAATTCTTACTGACATGCCTATAAAAGTAGGCACCCCAATAGATGATTCATTATGTGATGACTGTACAGATTGCCAAGACGTTTGTCCGGTTGATGCAATACATGAAGTTAAATGGGACTCCAGAAAAGAAAGGGAAGAGTACTTCGATGCAGAAAAATGCTTTGAATTCATAAAGAAGGAAATGCAAAGAACTCATGGAAAGAGCTTATGTGCAAAATGTGGTCTGGCTTGCCCTTACACTAAAGAATACTTAGGAATAGAAACCGACAGGGATTTAATTAAGGAAATATGA
- a CDS encoding oxidoreductase: MKSIFDKVKLGDLSLNSRIMRTGLWESQQNDSYSIYDRYDKIASSGVGLISSELFSIYPKDKFIEHSSRMHNPNFMKMAMKISEICHDYDVPILGQVEFIKYNWGIDLDIPVNDLTIEDIRKIQSDIISSAQMLKYAGFDGIQLSLGNNFYLSKMINPYYNQREDNYGGNVFNRLRLILELIKVMKDNLDLHISCKVNTFDERKDGFDAKESIEACKLLEKVGVDSIQVTRPLSPLYFTKKLSSEEELIDYTNVLIDTVKVPVIVGGGFRNMEHMNELLNRTNIEFMSMYRPFVAENDFLKNWKEEGSGESRCLMCNNCYRTKKSTCYH, encoded by the coding sequence ATGAAAAGCATATTTGATAAAGTTAAATTAGGAGATTTAAGTCTCAACAGTCGGATTATGAGAACTGGATTATGGGAATCCCAACAGAATGACTCATATTCCATTTATGATCGTTATGATAAAATAGCTTCAAGTGGTGTAGGTTTAATTAGTTCTGAGCTATTTTCCATTTATCCCAAGGATAAATTTATTGAGCATTCAAGCAGGATGCATAATCCTAATTTCATGAAAATGGCAATGAAAATTTCTGAAATATGTCATGATTATGATGTTCCTATCTTAGGTCAGGTCGAATTCATCAAATATAACTGGGGAATTGATTTGGACATTCCCGTAAATGACTTAACAATTGAAGACATTAGGAAAATACAATCAGACATCATCTCATCTGCTCAAATGTTGAAATATGCTGGTTTTGATGGCATTCAATTATCCCTAGGAAATAATTTCTACCTATCAAAGATGATCAATCCTTATTATAATCAAAGAGAGGATAATTATGGTGGAAATGTATTCAATAGGCTAAGATTGATTTTGGAATTGATTAAAGTAATGAAAGACAATTTGGATTTGCACATTTCATGTAAGGTTAATACATTTGATGAGAGAAAAGATGGTTTTGATGCAAAAGAAAGTATTGAAGCATGTAAATTGCTTGAAAAGGTAGGTGTTGACAGCATACAGGTTACAAGACCTCTATCACCTTTATATTTCACTAAGAAATTATCTTCTGAAGAGGAATTGATTGACTATACCAATGTATTGATTGATACTGTTAAGGTTCCAGTTATTGTAGGTGGCGGATTTAGAAACATGGAACATATGAATGAATTATTGAATAGAACCAATATTGAATTCATGTCCATGTACAGGCCATTTGTAGCAGAGAATGATTTCCTAAAGAATTGGAAAGAGGAGGGCTCTGGAGAATCAAGATGCTTGATGTGCAATAATTGCTATAGGACTAAGAAAAGCACTTGTTATCATTAA
- a CDS encoding oxidoreductase yields the protein MKDIFDECSLGDLKLKSRIIRTGTWERQTEAGGFLKSEVFDRYEKMAKSGVGLINSEMFVFDPRDRFAEYCNNVNYKGFVKDYKEITDICHNHDVPVLGQLAFFYYNDGLNQKVEANDISLEGIRRLQADVIMAAKKFSFAGFDGMQIDIGNNFYLAKFINPYFNQRKDQYGGNTENRVRICSEIIKVLKKTMDFHVSCRINPWDVRKNGMTPEESIKVAKELEKAGVDSIQLTARTISYLYDGNDRNPFLVYVDKLIDEIDVPVILGGSMRDMKSMNDVLNDSKVEFLSMSKPFVAQPDFLADWKANGDGVSICQSCNNCYSKKESTCFKFK from the coding sequence ATGAAAGATATATTTGATGAATGTAGTTTAGGGGATTTAAAGTTAAAAAGCCGTATCATAAGAACAGGGACTTGGGAAAGACAAACAGAAGCTGGCGGATTTTTAAAGAGTGAAGTCTTTGACAGATATGAAAAGATGGCTAAAAGCGGTGTAGGTTTGATCAATTCAGAAATGTTTGTATTTGATCCAAGAGACAGATTTGCTGAATACTGCAATAATGTGAACTATAAGGGTTTTGTAAAGGATTATAAGGAAATTACAGATATCTGCCACAATCATGATGTGCCTGTTCTTGGCCAATTAGCATTCTTTTATTATAATGATGGATTGAATCAAAAGGTTGAAGCAAATGACATAAGCTTGGAAGGAATAAGACGTCTTCAGGCAGATGTTATTATGGCAGCTAAAAAGTTCTCTTTTGCAGGCTTTGATGGTATGCAGATAGACATTGGAAACAATTTTTATCTTGCAAAGTTCATCAACCCTTATTTCAACCAAAGAAAGGACCAATATGGGGGAAATACAGAAAATCGTGTAAGAATTTGTTCTGAGATAATCAAGGTTCTTAAAAAGACTATGGATTTCCATGTTAGTTGCAGAATAAATCCTTGGGATGTAAGGAAAAATGGAATGACTCCTGAAGAAAGTATCAAGGTTGCAAAGGAACTTGAAAAGGCAGGTGTTGACAGCATTCAATTGACTGCAAGGACAATATCCTATCTTTATGACGGCAATGATAGAAATCCTTTCCTTGTGTATGTGGATAAATTGATTGATGAGATTGATGTTCCAGTCATTTTAGGCGGTTCAATGAGGGATATGAAATCAATGAATGATGTTTTAAATGATTCAAAAGTGGAATTCTTATCCATGTCCAAGCCATTTGTTGCTCAGCCAGACTTTTTAGCTGATTGGAAAGCAAATGGTGATGGAGTTTCAATTTGTCAAAGCTGTAACAATTGTTACTCTAAAAAAGAGAGCACTTGTTTTAAATTTAAATAA
- the dapF gene encoding diaminopimelate epimerase: MVDLKGLKFSKMHGIGNDFPIIDESQGEQIPEADKAEACRQLCHRNFGVGGDGVLFVVPSEVADIGYRMFNPDGSEAEMCGNGIRCFGDFVYRNKIVEKETMTVETKSGIKTIEITVEDGEPVLFKVNMGKSTFKVPQIPMIADSEEFVDGDLDVIDTTFKATCVNVGNPHAILFVDDVDAIDIDKYGPAIECHEVFPEKINVHFVEVISKNEGKMRTWERGAGVTLACGTGATSTALAGVKLGLFDNEVLLHLPGGDLEFNVYEEDGELGAFMKGPAALVFNAEIQ; encoded by the coding sequence ATGGTAGATTTAAAAGGTTTAAAATTCTCTAAAATGCATGGTATCGGTAATGATTTCCCTATTATAGATGAAAGTCAAGGGGAACAAATTCCAGAAGCAGACAAAGCTGAAGCATGCAGACAATTATGCCACAGAAACTTTGGTGTGGGTGGAGATGGAGTATTATTTGTAGTGCCATCTGAAGTGGCAGACATTGGATACAGGATGTTCAATCCAGATGGATCTGAAGCTGAAATGTGTGGAAATGGTATCCGTTGTTTCGGAGATTTCGTTTACAGAAATAAAATCGTTGAAAAGGAAACAATGACCGTTGAAACCAAATCAGGTATCAAGACCATTGAAATTACTGTAGAAGATGGTGAACCTGTTCTCTTTAAGGTCAATATGGGCAAATCAACATTCAAAGTTCCACAAATTCCAATGATTGCAGATTCAGAGGAGTTTGTCGACGGTGACCTTGATGTTATTGACACCACCTTCAAGGCAACTTGTGTCAATGTTGGAAATCCTCATGCAATCCTCTTTGTTGATGATGTTGATGCTATTGACATTGACAAATATGGCCCAGCTATTGAATGCCATGAAGTATTCCCAGAAAAGATCAATGTTCATTTTGTTGAAGTTATAAGCAAGAATGAAGGAAAAATGAGAACTTGGGAACGTGGTGCTGGTGTTACACTTGCATGTGGTACCGGTGCAACTTCAACGGCCCTTGCTGGTGTAAAATTAGGTCTTTTTGATAATGAAGTTCTTCTTCACTTACCTGGTGGAGACTTAGAGTTTAATGTCTATGAAGAGGACGGAGAACTCGGAGCATTCATGAAAGGACCTGCAGCATTGGTCTTCAATGCTGAAATCCAATAA
- the lysA gene encoding diaminopimelate decarboxylase: MDLNIKINDKGHLDIGGADACDLVEQYGTPIYVIDEERIRDNYNRFYNAFTKFYPKFKVFYACKANTNIAVLKILEEEGCCIDAVSPGEVYICKKMGFSGDRILFTGNNIRNDEMDYVNSEDVILNIDSVSALKRLAESIDPNGKKISFRVNPMVGAGHHGHCITGGEMSKFGIMETEAVEIYKLAKELGFEPVGMHSHIGSGILDPEPFKLAIESTMNIAGKVHQEAGIDFEFIDFGGGVGIPYTPDEELLDLEHFAEENVKLFKEKLEEFDMGEPTLYLEPGRYIVGDASVILVEVNSVKESYRKFIGVDAGFNTLLRPAMYDSYHHIVVANKMNEEPTQEVDVAGNVCESGDLFARDRPLPDIEEGDILGILNAGAYGYTMASNYNSRPLPAEILVKNGESFVIREAQSYDDIFEKQSVPDHLQ; this comes from the coding sequence ATGGATTTAAATATAAAAATAAATGACAAAGGCCATTTAGATATTGGCGGTGCTGATGCATGTGATCTTGTAGAACAGTATGGCACTCCTATCTATGTAATTGATGAAGAAAGAATTAGGGACAACTACAACAGATTCTATAACGCTTTCACTAAATTTTATCCTAAATTCAAAGTATTCTATGCTTGTAAAGCAAATACAAACATCGCTGTTTTAAAAATCCTTGAGGAAGAAGGATGTTGCATTGATGCTGTATCTCCTGGAGAAGTATACATCTGTAAAAAAATGGGATTCTCTGGAGACAGAATCCTATTTACAGGAAACAACATTAGAAACGATGAAATGGATTACGTAAACAGTGAAGATGTAATCTTGAACATTGACTCAGTTTCCGCACTTAAAAGACTTGCAGAAAGCATTGATCCTAATGGCAAAAAAATCTCATTCAGAGTAAACCCTATGGTAGGTGCTGGTCACCACGGTCACTGCATTACCGGTGGAGAAATGAGTAAATTCGGTATTATGGAAACCGAAGCTGTAGAGATTTACAAATTAGCTAAGGAATTAGGATTTGAACCTGTAGGTATGCACTCTCACATCGGTTCAGGTATTTTAGACCCAGAACCATTCAAATTAGCTATTGAATCCACTATGAACATTGCAGGAAAAGTTCACCAAGAAGCAGGAATTGACTTTGAATTCATTGACTTCGGTGGAGGAGTTGGAATTCCATACACTCCTGATGAAGAATTGCTTGACTTGGAACACTTTGCAGAAGAAAACGTCAAATTATTCAAAGAAAAATTAGAAGAGTTTGATATGGGAGAACCTACCTTATACCTTGAACCAGGCAGATACATTGTAGGTGACGCTTCTGTTATTTTAGTTGAAGTAAACAGTGTAAAGGAAAGCTACAGAAAATTCATCGGTGTAGATGCTGGATTCAACACCTTGCTCAGACCTGCTATGTATGATTCCTACCATCACATTGTAGTTGCAAACAAAATGAATGAAGAGCCAACTCAAGAAGTGGATGTTGCAGGAAATGTCTGTGAATCCGGTGACTTGTTTGCAAGAGACAGACCTCTTCCAGATATTGAAGAAGGAGACATTTTAGGAATCTTGAATGCTGGTGCATACGGTTACACTATGGCTTCCAATTACAACTCAAGACCTCTTCCAGCAGAGATTCTTGTTAAAAATGGAGAGTCTTTCGTAATCCGTGAAGCACAAAGCTACGATGACATCTTTGAAAAACAATCTGTTCCTGACCACTTACAATAG
- a CDS encoding YczE/YyaS/YitT family protein: MQIKKISRYVIYLFSLFLISLGGAISIKANLGTSPIICLPYVSSLILKMSVGTVCLIFNVIFIAVQIILLRSGFEKRQYLQIIVGTIFSLTLDFSMMLVSFLNPADYLSQFATLLLSCVVVAFGVMLEVQTEVVYLPPDGIIVAISKVLKKEFPKVKPFVDTSFVITAAVLSIVFLGYLAGVREGTIISALIIGPIVKVIQTHLNPYVGRLYEK; this comes from the coding sequence ATGCAAATAAAAAAGATTTCAAGATACGTCATTTACTTATTTTCACTGTTTTTAATATCCTTAGGTGGAGCAATATCAATAAAAGCAAATTTGGGGACTTCCCCTATCATTTGTCTTCCTTATGTTTCAAGTCTGATATTGAAAATGAGTGTTGGAACAGTATGCTTGATCTTTAATGTTATTTTTATAGCTGTACAGATAATCCTTCTAAGAAGCGGATTTGAAAAGAGACAGTATCTTCAGATAATCGTGGGAACAATCTTTTCCCTTACCTTGGACTTTTCAATGATGTTGGTAAGTTTCTTGAATCCTGCAGATTATTTAAGTCAATTTGCAACACTTCTCTTAAGCTGTGTAGTGGTTGCTTTTGGTGTGATGCTGGAGGTTCAAACGGAAGTGGTTTATCTTCCTCCGGATGGAATAATCGTAGCCATTTCAAAGGTTTTGAAAAAGGAGTTTCCAAAGGTAAAACCTTTTGTTGATACTAGTTTTGTAATTACCGCAGCTGTTTTGTCAATTGTATTCTTGGGATACCTTGCAGGAGTCCGTGAAGGGACAATCATTTCTGCTCTAATAATTGGGCCTATTGTAAAGGTTATTCAAACTCATTTAAATCCTTATGTTGGACGCTTATATGAAAAATAG
- a CDS encoding NUDIX hydrolase yields the protein MNGKKDWGLTVRGVVREGDKILILRRHPKSRNNPHKYELPGGKVDPGEFFDVALIREFKEETNLDVNIESLFEVVQDEFISRRTNQPISTVQLMMNLEILSGELQISDEHDDFKWVSNEELKELYNEDMITPTLRKTLEKRDFEI from the coding sequence ATGAATGGTAAAAAGGACTGGGGATTGACTGTAAGAGGAGTAGTTAGAGAAGGAGATAAGATACTAATCCTTAGAAGACATCCAAAATCAAGAAACAATCCTCATAAGTATGAGCTTCCTGGAGGAAAAGTGGATCCTGGCGAGTTCTTTGATGTGGCATTGATAAGGGAATTCAAGGAAGAGACTAACCTTGATGTTAATATAGAAAGCTTGTTTGAAGTTGTTCAAGATGAATTCATAAGCAGAAGAACAAATCAACCAATAAGCACAGTTCAATTGATGATGAATCTTGAAATATTGAGTGGAGAGCTTCAGATAAGCGATGAGCATGATGATTTCAAATGGGTAAGCAATGAAGAATTAAAAGAGCTTTACAATGAGGATATGATTACTCCTACACTTAGAAAAACTTTAGAAAAAAGAGATTTTGAGATTTGA
- a CDS encoding ABC transporter permease — MSIIGIAIGITTIVALGLITTGMEDSVQTSLNDVGAEITVSNSSSVSTNTGMIDSEIVEEMKNRTGVIDAAGSLTVTEMNMDRLKSGSSDSRNSFATTVVGLAPEKLYMMGIKSIDGKVYENGSRDAIVGAEYAELNNVSRGDDITLQGKEFNVSGIFETGSPFVDSGIYVPLDTLQDITDKDGVSRILVKTGEDVNDSAISEKIEEDYENFTTLTSEEISSIADDVLGILDTATLAVSALAIIVGAIGIINTMVMAVYERTKEIGVLKSVGWKSRKILTMILGETLVLTTLSGIVGSIFGILIPEVGLRLFNVTDFALGYSPKTFILAFGITIIVGIIGGIYPAYKASKLAPTEALRYE, encoded by the coding sequence TTGTCCATTATTGGCATTGCTATAGGGATTACCACTATTGTGGCATTGGGCCTTATTACCACTGGAATGGAGGACTCAGTTCAAACTTCGCTGAATGATGTTGGTGCTGAGATAACAGTTAGCAATTCCAGTTCTGTCAGCACAAACACAGGTATGATAGACAGTGAAATAGTTGAAGAGATGAAAAATAGGACTGGAGTCATAGATGCTGCTGGTTCGCTAACGGTTACTGAAATGAATATGGATCGGCTGAAATCAGGCAGTTCAGATTCCAGAAACAGTTTTGCAACCACTGTTGTAGGATTGGCACCTGAGAAACTTTATATGATGGGGATTAAGAGCATTGATGGAAAAGTGTATGAAAATGGCTCTAGAGATGCAATTGTTGGAGCGGAATATGCTGAACTAAATAATGTAAGTCGTGGAGATGACATTACCCTACAAGGCAAGGAATTTAATGTTTCAGGAATCTTTGAGACTGGAAGCCCATTTGTAGACAGTGGAATTTATGTCCCATTGGATACTTTGCAGGATATAACAGATAAGGATGGAGTTTCACGTATCCTTGTTAAAACAGGTGAAGATGTAAACGATTCAGCAATCAGTGAAAAGATTGAAGAGGATTATGAAAACTTTACAACATTGACCAGTGAGGAAATCTCTTCAATAGCCGATGATGTTTTAGGAATATTGGATACCGCCACCCTTGCAGTTTCAGCTCTTGCAATTATTGTAGGAGCTATTGGAATCATAAATACCATGGTCATGGCAGTTTATGAGAGGACAAAGGAAATCGGTGTTTTAAAGTCAGTTGGTTGGAAATCAAGAAAGATCTTAACCATGATTCTAGGGGAGACATTGGTACTGACAACCTTATCCGGAATAGTCGGATCAATATTTGGAATATTGATACCTGAAGTGGGTCTTAGATTATTTAATGTTACAGATTTTGCATTGGGTTACTCTCCTAAGACTTTCATTCTTGCATTTGGAATTACAATTATCGTTGGAATAATCGGTGGAATCTATCCTGCTTATAAGGCATCCAAGCTTGCTCCAACAGAAGCATTGAGGTATGAATAG
- a CDS encoding aldo/keto reductase yields MAQIILGKTGLKIEKNGFGALPIQRTSFDETKEIVQKAYANGINFYDTARAYTDSEEKLNYAFEGFNDKYPRESIIIATKTQGENRKDIEKDIKTSLDNLGTDYIDLYQIHNPSFCPTEGDGSGAYDALFDLYDEGIIRHIGFTSHKAELAMEAIESGLYETIQFPFSYLTGPKELAIVEMARANNVGFIAMKAMSGGLIGSSKAAYAYINSFDNVVPIWGVQRMSELDEFLSYMKDEPTLDNELEEIIKNEREELQGDFCRGCGYCMPCPEGIEIFQCARMSLWIRRFPSAPSLTPESQEKMKKIEECTECKQCVSRCPYELDIPELLKKNYEDYKKILSGEIKVD; encoded by the coding sequence ATGGCACAGATAATACTAGGCAAAACTGGACTGAAAATAGAAAAGAATGGTTTTGGAGCTCTTCCTATCCAAAGGACTTCATTTGATGAAACTAAAGAGATCGTTCAAAAGGCTTATGCTAATGGAATTAACTTTTATGATACTGCAAGAGCATACACCGATAGTGAAGAAAAGCTAAACTATGCCTTTGAAGGATTCAATGATAAATATCCGAGGGAAAGCATCATAATAGCTACAAAAACCCAAGGGGAAAACAGAAAGGATATAGAAAAGGACATTAAAACAAGCCTTGACAATCTTGGCACTGATTACATTGACCTTTATCAAATCCACAACCCATCATTCTGCCCTACTGAAGGTGATGGAAGTGGGGCATATGATGCATTATTCGATCTTTATGATGAAGGAATCATAAGACACATCGGCTTTACCTCCCATAAGGCAGAGCTTGCTATGGAAGCTATTGAAAGTGGATTGTACGAAACAATCCAATTCCCATTCTCCTACCTTACAGGCCCTAAGGAACTTGCCATTGTTGAGATGGCAAGGGCGAACAATGTAGGTTTCATTGCAATGAAAGCTATGAGTGGAGGATTGATTGGAAGCTCTAAAGCGGCTTATGCTTACATAAATAGCTTTGATAATGTAGTTCCTATCTGGGGAGTTCAAAGAATGTCTGAACTTGATGAGTTCCTATCCTATATGAAAGATGAACCAACTCTTGATAACGAATTGGAGGAAATAATCAAAAATGAAAGAGAGGAGTTGCAAGGAGATTTCTGCAGAGGCTGCGGATACTGCATGCCTTGTCCTGAAGGAATTGAAATATTCCAATGCGCAAGAATGTCCTTATGGATTAGAAGATTCCCATCAGCTCCAAGCTTGACTCCAGAGTCTCAAGAAAAGATGAAGAAGATTGAAGAGTGTACAGAATGCAAGCAATGCGTAAGCAGATGCCCATACGAATTGGACATCCCAGAGCTCTTAAAGAAAAACTATGAAGACTACAAAAAGATCTTATCTGGCGAGATAAAAGTAGATTAA